The Penaeus monodon isolate SGIC_2016 chromosome 5, NSTDA_Pmon_1, whole genome shotgun sequence genome window below encodes:
- the LOC119573219 gene encoding uncharacterized protein LOC119573219 — protein MVFDVHDFIANPSVEVLNSANPCKDDFIYMARHWGINYQKEATKAQFKDLIIEHLQELHEPQAYPLENIDLDTSNPSQLLEIEKLRFQITQAKILSEERLSRAREEERERERQFQREREERQLEREENQRRHELQMMEMKVKSQGNFDFEISKCIKLTPVFAEDNPEGFFREFETIAKHFNWPEEHWVWLIKPKLSGKALKVCENLNDNTDYEEVKCAILAAYSITTEGYRQAFRNMNKSSSQTYVEFASEKLRAFRRWIKSASVNNFDQLCNLVVLEEFKRKVPYSVMIHLTDKEEKDLHEAAKAADVFSLVHRSIPGEKRKANIVKSSVGFKYMENNSSGQYRPNTQISTLYCKFCKKEGHLIKNCPHPKCKVAKEAKDYNFTKPVATTNFTNKLFQEDPFKAFRSRGHVFSNSGGNRYPIDIVRDTACAQSLVLKSALPDIESCLTGEKVWLEFIEGCAPKQLAEIHLDCDMVKGPVTVGVVDKIPIPNASFLMGNDLAGDLIIPELRVTDTPLLYNNTTELEMEQPYLFPGCAVTRSKAKNNGDESLASFKPNLVNHDNQPITKKITDNLISNMMTPEKLIEAQKCDESLIRCHNEACDGTVVKSPSFYYKDNVLMRFYRPPNLSVNDSWSEKHQIVLPQSIRKSVMEIAHEGFGGHLGIRKTCQKILNDFFWPGLKQDVTKHINSCHVCQVAGKPNQTIPPYPLQPIQVPCEPFQKIIIDCVGPLPKTTKGNQYILTVMCPTTRYPEAFPLKNISAKSICKNLVHMFTTFGIPQEVQSDRGSNFTSELFSKVLQELGIKQTLSTAYHPESQGALERWHQTLKSMLRKFCLENQKCWDEGKCNVIKHDIELVPGTLPIRQAPYRLNPEKKQQMREEVNYLLQNGLAVPSSSPWASPCLLVPKEGGQLRMCTDYRRLNVVTIPDSYPLPRVDDLIDAVGQSKYLSKIDLHKGFYQIMLTEKARVTSAFITPFGLYEYLVMPFGMRNSPATFQRVMNFTLQGLDGIHVYLDDILILSETWSQHLESLSCVLQKLQDANLTIRLAKCTFCSATVTYLGHIVGNGKVKPKTANIEAILNYQVPNTRKSLMRFLGMVGFYRRYCPNLAEVAAPLTRLTSQKVSFSWTSECQRAFERLKRFLSSDPVLAAPDFQKPFILHTDASDIATGAVLLQEDDEGVLHPVAYHSAKLSKHQLAYSTIEKELLGIITAIKKFECYLYGGAHPVQIFTDHNPLTFLEKNKYSNQRLLRWSLSLQPYHLQVQHIKGRDNIIADALSRP, from the exons ATGGTTTTCGATGTTCATGATTTCATAGCCAACCCTTCAGTGGAAGTCTTAAACTCGGCAAATCCTTGTAAAGATGATTTCATATACATGGCTAGACACTGGGGAATCAATTATCAGAAAGAGGCCACTAAAGCTCAATTTAAAGATCTTATAATAGAACATTTGCAAGAGCTGCATGAACCACAGGCTTATCCTCTTGAAAATATTGACCTTGATACTAGTAATCCTTCACAATTACTAGAAATAGAGAAATTAAGATTTCAAATAACTCAAGCTAAGATTTTAAGTGAGGAAAGACTGTCTAGAGCTAGAGAagaagagcgtgagagagagagacagtttcaaagggaaagagaagaaaggcagtTGGAACGCGAGGAAAACCAAAGAAGACACGAACTTCAAATGatggaaatgaaagtaaaaagtcAAGGGAATTTTGATTTTGAGATTAGTAAATGTATAAAACTAACTCCCGTATTTGCAGAAGATAATCCTGAGGGTTTCTTTAGAGAGTTTGAGACCATAGCCAAACATTTTAATTGGCCTGAGGAACACTGGGTTTGGTTAATAAAGCCAAAACTGTCAGGTAAAGCTCTGAAAGTATGTgaaaatcttaatgataatactgattatgaagAAGTAAAATGTGCTATTCTAGCTGCTTATTCCATAACCACTGAAGGATATCGGCAGGCTTTCAGGAACATGAACAAATCTTCCAGCCAAACATATGTTGAATTTGCCTCGGAGAAGCTTAGAGCTTTTAGACGGTGGATAAAGTCTGCTTCAGTCAATAATTTCGATCAACTTTGCAACCTCGTAGTTTTAGAGGAATTCAAAAGAAAGGTTCCATATTCTGTTATGATTCACCTCACGGACAAGGAGGAAAAAGACCTCCACGAAGCAGCTAAGGCAGCAGATGTGTTTTCTTTAGTCCATCGTAGTATaccgggggagaaaagaaaagcaaatattgTAAAGTCATCTGTAGGTTTCAAATATATGGAGAATAATAGCAGTGGACAGTATCGGCCTAATACCCAGATATCTACCCTGTACTGTAAATTTTGCAAAAAGGAGGGTCATTTAATTAAAAACTGCCCACATCCAAAATGTAAGGTGGCAAAAGAAGCAAAAGATTACAATTTTACAAAACCTGTGGCTACTACTAACTTTACTAATAAACTGTTTCAGGAAGATCCATTTAAAGCATTCCGATCAAGGGGTCACGTGTTCAGCAATTCGGGTGGTAATAGATATCCAATAGATATTGTCAGAGACACGGCTTGCGCACAATCACTCGTACTGAAGAGTGCTCTGCCAGATATTGAAAGCTGCTTAACAGGTGAGAAAGTCTGGCTTGAGTTTATTGAAGGATGTGCTCCTAAACAGCTTgctgaaatccacttggattgtGATATGGTAAAAGGACCAGTAACGGTTGGTGTTGTAGATAAAATACCGATTCCTAATGCAAGTTTTCTCATGGGTAATGACTTAGCTGGGGacttaataataccagaattaagAGTAACTGACACCcctttactgtataataatacaaCTGAACTTGAAATGGAACAGCCATATCTTTTCCCTGGCTGTGCAGTAACAAGATCCAAAGCAAAGAATAATGGGGATGAATCTTTAGCTTCTTTCAAACCTAACTTGGTAAACCATGATAATCAAcctataacaaagaaaataactgatAATTTAATTTCAAACATGATGACACCAGAAAAGCTAATTGAAGCACAGAAATGTGATGAATCTCTTATAAGATGTCACAATGAAGCTTGTGATGGTACAGTTGTTAAATCTCCTAGTTTTTACTACAAAGATAACGTACTGATGAGATTCTATCGACCTCCTAATCTGTCTGTAAATGATTCATGGTCTGAGAAACATCAGATTGTCCTGCCACAGTCTATTAGAAAGAGTGTAATGGAGATCGCTCATGAAGGTTTTGGTGGACATCTCGGGATCAGGAAAACTTGTCAGAAAATCTTAAATGATTTCTTTTGGCCTGGACTTAAACAGGATGTCACTAAGCACATAAATTCATGTCATGTGTGTCAAGTAGCTGGGAAGCCCAATCAAActattcctccttatcctctccaaCCCATTCAGGTCCCATGTGaaccttttcaaaaaattatcaTTGACTGTGTGGGGCCTCtaccaaaaaccacaaaagggaatcaatatatattaactgtaatgtGTCCCACTACTAGGTATCCAGAAGCATTTCCACTTAAAAATATTTCTGCTAAGAGTATTTGTAAAAATCTTGTACACATGTTTACAACTTTTGGTATCCCACAGGAAGTACAGTCTGACAGAGGTAGCAACTTCACAAGTGAACTCTTCTCTAAGGTACTCCAAGAACTGGGTATTAAGCAGACCCTTTCGACTGCATATCATCCTGAGTCGCAAGGAGCCCTGGAGCGTTGGCACCAAACACTAAAATCTATGCTCCGCAAGTTCTGTCTGGAGAATCAGAAATGCTGGGATGAAG GTAAATGCAATGTTATCAAGCATGATATTGAACTAGTGCCAGGTACACTTCCCATACGGCAAGCACCTTATCGTCTTAACCCTGAGAAAAAGCAGCaaatgagagaggaagtgaaCTATCTACTGCAGAATGGCTTGGCAGTACCAAGCTCGTCACCCTGGGCTTCTCCATGTCTACTAGTGCCAAAGGAAGGTGGACAACTTCGTATGTGTACAGACTATAGGCGGCTGAATGTAGTAACTATTCCtgactcttaccccctccctagaGTTGATGATCTCATTGATGCAGTTGGTCAgtctaaatatttatcaaaaattgATCTTCATAAGGGATTTTATCAGATAATGCTAACTGAAAAAGCTCGAGTTACATCTGCATTCATCACTCCATTTGGACTTTACGAATATTTAGTTATGCCATTTGGTATGAGAAACAGTCCTGCTACATTTCAGCGTGTTATGAACTTTACATTGCAAGGATTAGATGGTATTCACGTATACTTAGATGACATTTTGATTCTTTCAGAAACTTGGTCTCAGCACTTAGAAAGTTTGTCGTGTGTTTTGCAGAAATTACAAGATGCCAATTTGACAATAAGGTTAGCGAAGTGTACATTCTGCAGTGCCACGGTAACGTATTTAGGACATATTGTTGGAAATGGGAAGGTTAAACCCAAGACCGCAAACATCGAAGCTATCCTGAACTACCAAGTTCCAAACACTCGGAAATCCCTCATGCGCTTCCTTGGCATGGTGGGATTTTACCGTCGCTACTGCCCAAATCTAGCAGAAGTCGCTGCTCCGCTGACGCGTCTGACCAGCCAGAAAGTGTCTTTTTCCTGGACTTCAGAATGTCAGAGGGCTTTCGAGAGGCTGAAGCGGTTCCTTTCCAGCGACCCCGTGTTGGCAGCTCCAGATTTCCAGAAGCCCTTCATCCTGCACACAGATGCCAGTGACATAGCTACCGGCGCCGTCCTCCTCCAAGAAGATGACGAGGGTGTTCTACATCCAGTAGCTTACCACTCAGCCAAGCTTTCCAAGCATCAGCTAGCATATAGTACCATCGAGAAGGAGTTACTCGGAATCATAACTGCAATCAAGAAGTTCGAGTGTTATCTGTATGGTGGTGCTCATCCTGTTCAGATCTTCACTGACCACAATCCGCTGACCTTCCTGGAGAAGAACAAGTACTCCAATCAGCGATTACTGAGATGGTCGTTGTCACTTCAGCCTTATCATCTCCAGGTACAACACATCAAAGGGCGTGACAATATAATTGCAGATGCGCTCTCCAGGCCATAA